One window of the Nicotiana tabacum cultivar K326 chromosome 4, ASM71507v2, whole genome shotgun sequence genome contains the following:
- the LOC107780648 gene encoding transcription termination factor MTERF8, chloroplastic: protein MSTPTKSFPLSPSPSCFSHALSPPIRTLFPSALLPSQKLTFAANTSQKPDKLPLHFLGPQDSTLLLLKCNALAINDSSTNSFVDSGLMLYSLFQEIGFNERDTEALLDAHPVVKLTPFQSIRTRIHSLQSLGVSGLALSRLIVKRPDVLTAQEINAFVCFLLSDELELAGKIKPSQIEHLFNSTEPRFLAGFEAKVRLLLQLGMPQEKIAHVLNNANLTKAFCLKSFEDVERLLTFLNRFGGVDLILRRPALLNYDLDAQLIPRIGFLFELSGGDEAGTATVLRKLPFVVAYSVDHLKDHVEFFKSFAGLSEEEIFRIVLVYPNMFSASRKRKLHPRIDFLKQCGLSSHDIFRFLIKAPLFLSLSFEGNLAFKLVFLVKIGYKNNTKELAMAMGAVTRTSCKNMQELIGVFLNYGLTFDDILEMSVKHPQVLQYNHESLEEKLDYLVEEMGREVGELLAFPAFLGYKLDGRIKHRYEEKKKILGEGMSLNKLLSVSAARFSTKSKRKQRVPAINRLNESDD, encoded by the exons ATGTCGACACCAACGAAATCGTTTCCTCTTTCGCCTTCTCCTTCCTGCTTCTCCCATGCTTTATCTCCCCCTATACGAACTCTCTTTCCTTCAGCTTTGCTCCCTTCTCAGAAGCTCACATTTGCCGCTAACACTTCACAGAAACCAGATAAACTACCTTTACACTTTCTGGGTCCTCAAGATTCCACGCTTTTACTGCTCAAATGCAACGCCCTCGCCATCAACGACAGCTCTACCAATTCTTTCGTGGATTCAG GGCTGATGCTATATTCTCTCTTTCAAGAAATTGGGTTCAATGAGAGAGATACTGAAGCCCTTTTGGACGCCCACCCTGTAGTCAAACTCACGCCCTTCCAATCCATACGTACACGAATTCATTCTTTGCAGTCCCTTGGTGTCAGTGGACTTGCTCTTTCCCGATTGATCGTGAAAAGACCGGATGTTTTAACAGCTCAGGAAATCAATGCCTTCGTTTGTTTTCTTCTCAGTGATGAATTGGAATTGGCAGGAAAGATCAAACCTTCACAAATTGAACATCTTTTTAACTCAACAGAACCGAGGTTTCTTGCAGGATTTGAAGCAAAGGTTAGATTGTTACTCCAACTTGGGATGCCCCAAGAAAAGATTGCTCACGTTCTCAACAATGCCAACTTAACCAAGGCTTTTTGTCTCAAATCATTTGAAGATGTAGAAAGATTGCTCACTTTCTTGAACCGTTTTGGTGGTGTTGATTTGATTCTTCGCCGTCCAGCGCTTCTCAATTATGACCTTGACGCGCAGTTGATTCCCAGGATAGGGTTCCTATTCGAGCTGAGTGGAGGTGATGAGGCTGGAACTGCAACCGTGTTGCGTAAGTTGCCATTTGTTGTAGCATACAGTGTTGACCACTTAAAAGATCATGTAGAGTTCTTCAAATCATTCGCTGGATTAAGTGAGGAGGAGATTTTTCGAATTGTTCTAGTTTATCCCAATATGTTTAGCGCCAGCAGGAAAAGGAAATTGCATCCTCGAATTGATTTTCTTAAGCAATGTGGGTTGAGTTCACATGATATATTCAGGTTCTTAATAAAAGCCCCTTTGTTTCTAAGTCTGTCATTTGAGGGAAATCTTGCTTTCAAGCTGGTCTTTTTGGTGAAGATTGGATATAAGAATAATACCAAGGAATTGGCAATGGCAATGGGAGCTGTTACCAGGACTAGCTGCAAAAATATGCAAGAGCTTATTGGGGTATTTTTGAACTACGGCTTGACTTTTGATGACATTCTGGAGATGAGCGTGAAGCATCCGCAGGTATTACAGTACAATCATGAGTCATTGGAGGAGAAGCTGGACTACTTGGTTGAGGAGATGGGTCGTGAAGTTGGCGAACTATTGGCTTTTCCTGCATTTCTTGGGTACAAGCTTGACGGAAGGATTAAACACAGGTACGAGGAGAAGAAAAAAATCTTAGGTGAAGGCATGTCGCTCAATAAACTCCTGAGTGTATCTGCAGCAAGATTCTCAACAAAAAGCAAGAGGAAGCAACGAGTTCCTGCCATTAATCGCCTCAATGAGAGTGATGACTGA